The following coding sequences lie in one Crassostrea angulata isolate pt1a10 chromosome 10, ASM2561291v2, whole genome shotgun sequence genomic window:
- the LOC128166489 gene encoding protein wntless homolog — translation MAGVVLENLSWKKLIILGVFLLVLLITFFLVGGLVAPKPSNVVTVLGTKCYDNGKKLNRSKWFVSRGIHKCEELQNLDPTDEMIVNKSITEKQVVFSFWLPGPRGGEERKMTPLFQNMLAVLQVDIEHSDKVPLSKNPVLQLDVRLGARDEGDDEDDWKQIASSVEDRNLQCTLEKGKGEGYLYDCELLQLFELGSISNHYYLVNIRLPVNFLKGYNVGIGKVVDISIHLIHQNGGFTIVWMSMKSVLFVMVLSLLIWFWRRIMQLGRPPNLLERTLFSLGVVMSILDCPIELLQLGVDIPFMLLLNDIRQGAFYAMLMSFWVIFAGEHIMDQTERNRLSLYWKHLSAIIFGSICLFVFDMCERGIQLKNPFFSIWVTSAGTKLALAFIILAGIAAGCYFLFLCYMIFCVMKNISAKKASLPTMSQLRRKYYLGVIYRFRFLMMATLVCAACTVVFFIMSQLNEGEWRWGDEDLSLEFTSAFFTGVFGMWNIYVCGLLSLYAPSHKTVVEIDSADGSTEENVQLTQLPTTPSETSALQALTSKAAQD, via the exons ATGGCAGGTGTCGTTCTCGAAAATCTAAGCTGGAAGAAGCTTATAATACTCGGTGTATTCCTTTTGGTCTTATTGATCACATTCTTTTTGGTTGGAGGCCTCGTAG CACCCAAGCCATCAAATGTTGTCACAGTGTTGGGTACCAAATGTTATGACAATGGAAAGAAGCTCAACAGGAGTAAATGGTTTGTTTCAAGGGGAATTCACAAGTGTGAGGAACTACAAAATCTTGATCCTACCGATGAGATGATAGTGAACAAAAGCATCACAGAGAAGCAGGTGGTCTTTTCCTTTTGGCTACCTGGTCCAAGAGGTGGTGAAGAAAGGAAAATGACCCCTCTGTTTCAAAACATGTTAGCTGTCCTGCAAGTTGATATAGAACACAGTGATAAAGTACCATTGT CTAAGAATCCTGTTCTTCAGCTCGATGTTCGTTTAGGGGCCAGAGATGAAGGTGACGATGAAGATGATTGGAAACAAATTGCCAGCTCGGTAGAAGACCGTAACCTTCAATGTACACTG GAAAAGGGCAAAGGGGAAGGTTACTTGTATGACTGTGAACTCCTGCAGCTGTTTGAGCTGGGAAGCATCAGTAACCACTACTACTTGGTCAACATCAGACTCCCTGTCAATTTCCTGAAAGGCTACAATGTCGGAATTGGAAAAGTGGTGGATATATCCAttcat ttgATTCATCAGAATGGAGGTTTTACTATCGTGTGGATGAGTATGAAGTCTGTGCTGTTTGTTATGGTCTTATCACTTCTTAtctggttctggagaagaatcATGCAGCTAGGAAGACCACCCAATTTATTGGAAAG aacaCTTTTTTCGTTGGGAGTAGTCATGTCAATTCTTGACT GTCCAATTGAACTGCTGCAGCTGGGTGTAGATATTCCGTTCATGTTGCTTCTGAATGACATCAGACAGGGTGCTTTCTATGCCATGTTGATGTCATTTTGGGTCATTTTTGCTGGAGAACACATTATG GATCAAACGGAGAGGAATCGATTGAGTTTGTATTGGAAACACCTGTCCGCCATCATATTTGGGTCCATCTGTCTCTTTGTTTTTGATATGTGTGAAAG AGGAATTCAGTTAAAGAACCCCTTCTTCAGTATATGGGTCACCAGTGCTGGAACCAAATTAGCT CTTGCCTTCATCATTTTGGCCGGAATCGCTGCTGGATGCTACTTTCTGTTCTTGTGCTATATGATTTTCTGTGTTATGAAGAATATAAGCGCAAAGAAAGCCTCTCTTCCAACCATGAGTCAACTACGGCGCAAATATTACTTG GGTGTTATCTACCGGTTCCGTTTTCTGATGATGGCCACCCTTGTGTGTGCAGCGTGCACTGTGGTCTTCTTCATCATGTCTCAGTTGAACGAGGGAGAATGGAGATGGGGAGATGAAGATCTTAGTCTGGAGTTCACTAGTGCTTTCTTTACAG GAGTGTTTGGAATGTGGAACATCTATGTATGTGGCCTGTTGTCTTTATATGCACCATCTCATAAAActgttgttgaaattg ACTCTGCTGATGGATCCACTGAAGAAAACGTTCAGCTGACTCAATTGCCAACCACCCCCTCAGAAACCTCAGCACTGCAGGCTCTGACCTCCAAAGCTGCCCAGGACTAA
- the LOC128166487 gene encoding uncharacterized protein LOC128166487, which translates to MEEEHSFADLNYETGSYSLMEIIQKFPLPVVVFCDASNSALPVDKTRFNLDLRQPLLLYRNRNIRKVSARSVHIDPATRAFQDVGEPLLIPEDYKGYFSLLKKNYNNGPVDDFVPHYQEILEVADTNTETFLIGGERRVQALQIVRRENGSIIHQQRTLFPGDVLRKGKIYIGEKRRKSKLFRKTKVVTEKYLLCTDDADREILLPFDQKGLFYTLSTNSGDANRPVMQMSDVVNKKCFPCIVRLVYGRIPNTPCSFTGTLRLERADLEQSVIAATLVNTRNILLEIPTSCDLRFNVAVSNDDLFHMPSYHQALELCNEKGSIYMRNIKVCHTIDSDTHNKCPFNLPMEHSETTEAVKRRKDLSMQLSVGTDVSEENSLGSQSRADRTSDYAEMRSVKSDSLTEDSMDEELNGFSVFSKEINYNDEIPPPCTCTPKFTNPSYMENSGESQSESTKETNPVLQIFLDNKLFSVEIGTNESSTDPSGELIEPKQPQNQEPAPKPCIGCGGDLDSGIQMELDGQGGRRPSTHVFSEVAHSHSVEDDVTYDVPRLATRRVSAPPGCSAASSFAENNIASPKEVFNRRSSTSPRRPPPPLPTSNEATADFSTIEFAIEEYDSEEDNTEPLYQNIAGSQTNLEEMCRHRGNNSRHTPASSRCSSTRDSGHLSDECLPCPSSRNYDRDQLSPNIFKSVPIGEIPNLPRSRRNSISPSIDDYQNSPMKVPALPASKGIRGNNRCDSPLSVDSTKDRGQNGSNEENNNDSKSSDVDLARAESPRINPEDFDKTLQLNIAEQENVVTKESRVQAGSEESHEELCLENGENGSRERNYSVSSSQSIDASDDNIDGNEEKQVSRRYGSKIRPEKKKSRQSKDVSKMSAEELAIEFRRVGIKQTTIELVLSLNLNGIALLEKYHNHDTIGDFLPSAGLIDQQKISLFIQGCKY; encoded by the exons ATGGAGGAGGAGCATTCGTTCGCAGATTTGAATTACGAGACCGGGAGTTACTCTCTTATGGAAATAATTCAGAAGTTCCCCCTACCCGTGGTTGTGTTTTGTGATGCCTCAAACAGTGCTCTTCCCGTAGACAAGACCAGGTTCAACTTAGACCTGAGACAGCCCCTATTGTTGTACAGGAACAGAAACATCAGAAAGGTTAGTGCCAGGAGTGTACACATTGATCCGGCGACCCGGGCTTTCCAGGATGTCGGAGAACCATTGCTCATCCCCGAGGATTATAAAG gGTACTTTTCTTTGTTGAAAAAGAACTACAATAACGGCCCTGTCGATGACTTTGTGCCCCACTATCAGGAGATCTTGGAAGTCGCAGACACAAACACAGAAACCTTTCTGATCGGCGGGGAACGACGCGTACAGGCCTTACAGATCGTGCGCCGCGAAAATGGAAGCATTATTCACCAACAACGAACTCTATTTCCAGGCGATGTTCTGCGAAAGGGAAAAATATATATCGGTGAAAAGAGGAGGAAAAGCAAGTTATTCAGGAAAACCAAGGTCGTGACAGAAAAGTACCTATTGTGTACAGATGATGCGGATCGAGAAATATTACTACCGTTCGATCAGAAGGGGCTTTTCTACACATTATCTACAAATTCCGGGGACGCTAATCGGCCGGTGATGCAGATGAGTGACGTGGTGAACAAGAAGTGCTTCCCTTGCATTGTTCGGCTTGTTTATGGTCGGATCCCAAACACGCCGTGTTCCTTCACCGGAACTCTGCGCTTGGAGCGAGCAGATTTGGAACAATCAGTCATCGCAGCAACTTTGGTTAACACAAGAAATATTCTTCTCGAAATTCCCACTTCCTGCGACTTGCGTTTTAATGTGGCAGTGTCTAATGACGATCTTTTCCATATGCCGTCATATCACCAAGCTTTAGAACTGTGTAATGAAAAAGGGTCGATTTATATGCGAAACATAAAAGTCTGTCACACGATTGATAGCGACACTCACAATAAATGTCCATTCAATTTACCGATGGAACACTCCGAGACCACAGAAGCCGTGAAGCGCCGTAAAGACCTGTCGATGCAACTCTCTGTTGGAACGGATGTATCAGAAGAAAACAGTTTGGGCTCGCAATCTCGCGCCGATAGAACCTCTGATTATGCAGAGATGCGATCCGTCAAAAGTGACTCATTAACTGAGGACAGCATGGACGAAGAACTCAATGGTTTCTCGGTTTTCTCCAAAGAAATCAACTACAACGATGAGATTCCACCCCCGTGTACGTGCACTCCAAAATTTACAAATCCATCATATATGGAGAACTCTGGTGAATCGCAATCGGAGAGCACTAAAGAGACAAATCCGGTCCTTCAAATTTTCTTGGATAACAAATTATTCTCAGTTGAAATCGGAACCAATGAGAGTTCTACCGACCCATCCGGGGAGCTAATAGAGCCAAAACAACCTCAAAACCAAGAACCAGCACCCAAACCCTGCATCGGATGTGGCGGTGACCTTGATAGCGGAATACAAATGGAACTTGATGGACAAGGCGGTAGAAGACCTTCTACGCATGTATTTTCTGAGGTTGCTCATAGTCATAGTGTTGAAGACGACGTCACCTATGACGTACCCCGTTTGGCTACCAGACGCGTAAGTGCTCCACCAGGCTGTAGCGCAGCCTCGTCCTTTGCTGAAAATAACATTGCAAGTCCAAAAGAGGTCTTTAATCGGCGTTCGTCTACAAGTCCTCGCCGTCCTCCCCCTCCATTGCCAACATCGAACGAAGCTACCGCAGACTTCTCAACAATTGAATTCGCAATTGAGGAGTATGATTCAGAAGAAGACAATACTGAACCGCTTTACCAAAACATCGCGGGTTCGCAAACTAACTTGGAGGAAATGTGCAGACACCGGGGAAATAACTCGAGGCATACACCAGCAAGCTCTCGATGTTCCTCTACACGTGATTCTGGACACCTTTCCGACGAATGTCTGCCATGTCCCTCTAGCAGGAACTATGATAGGGATCAGTTGTCGCCCAATATTTTCAAGTCAGTACCAATCGGTGAAATTCCAAATCTTCCTCGAAGTCGAAGGAATTCTATAAGCCCAAGTATAGACGATTACCAAAACTCTCCTATGAAAGTTCCTGCTCTGCCTGCCTCTAAGGGGATTCGGGGAAACAACAGATGTGATAGCCCTCTTTCAGTCGATTCAACAAAAGACCGTGGACAAAATGGTTCTAACGAAGAAAATAACAATGACAGCAAGTCTTCGGATGTCGACTTGGCGAGAGCCGAGAGTCCGCGAATAAACCCGGAGGACTTTGATAAAACATTACAGCTGAATATTGCAGAGCAAGAAAATGTGGTAACAAAAGAATCTAGAGTTCAAGCAGGATCTGAAGAAAGTCACGAGGAACTGTGTTTAGAGAATGGTGAAAATGGTTCCAGGGAAAGGAATTACTCGGTATCATCATCACAAAGCATTGATGCTTCAGACGATAATATAGACGGAAATGAGGAAAAACAAGTGTCCAGGCGTTACGGGTCTAAAATCAGACcagagaaaaagaaatcaagacAATCAAAAGATGTGTCCAAGATGTCGGCAGAGGAACTGGCTATTGAATTCCGACGCGTTGGCATAAAACAAACGACAATTGAATTGGTTCTTAGCTTGAATCTTAATGGGATAGCCTTGTTAGAGAAATATCATAACCATGACACCATTGGGGATTTCTTACCAAGTGCAGGACTAATCGATCAGCAAAAAATCTCCTTGTTTATTCAAGGatgtaaatattga
- the LOC128166520 gene encoding uncharacterized protein LOC128166520, with the protein MAWAESVALNGDGGPSIQWDNKPRTLQEILKENQLPLVVKLSTENMLSSSTKSSSDVHKPLVLYKEVKGRKIYCKNVTSVDVLTGAVCREDGPIVVIPETYQGWFRLIDDLDKPLTTVANVARIMPVRFLCCKPITGFLSIQQGNRNNPDGLFEKLTINPGVFNVVNIHEDFVRYTEKRKTIKSLLRCLRCSDNEGTEFLLPFESTGVFYLVESRKTTSKKLHAEKCGYVYSMHSMMEAGLAKDVILSLLHGKPPANPCGFTTVLKICDIIKDHTAVAATLSGTRKLLELPIGPTPKFVKALNIEEIQGHPMYQEIERHLVDNADAYANEMKVRHNYNIQPITDGPGVPRLSKSMGGTRPPKSKTARP; encoded by the exons ATGGCGTGGGCTGAAAGCGTTGCACTGAACGGAGATGGGGGACCCAGCATACAGTGGGACAACAAGCCACGGACTCTTCAAGAGATCTTAAAGGAAAACCAACTACCGCTGGTGGTCAAACTGAGTACTGAGAACATGCTATCTTCCAGCACAAAGTCATCCAGTGATGTCCATAAACCATTAGTCCTTTATAAAGAGGTAAAGGGACGAAAGATATACTGCaaaaacgtcacttccgttgaTGTTCTGACAGGTGCTGTCTGCCGGGAAGATGGTCCAATTGTTGTGATTCCAGAAACTTACCAAG GTTGGTTTCGTCTTATTGATGATCTCGACAAACCCCTGACAACGGTTGCCAACGTTGCTCGCATCATGCCTGTCAGATTCCTTTGCTGCAAGCCAATAACGGGTTTTTTGAGCATCCAGCAGGGGAACAGAAATAACCCCGATGGTCTGTTCGAAAAATTGACAATCAATCCTGGTGTTTTTAATGTTGTGAACATACATGAAGACTTTGTACGGTACACAGAGAAAAGGAAGACAATCAAAAGTTTACTACGGTGTTTGAGGTGTTCGGACAACGAGGGAACTGAATTTCTTCTACCATTTGAATCAACGGGAGTTTTCTATCTTGTTGAATCAAGGAAAACTACATCTAAAAAACTTCACGCTGAGAAGTGTGGGTACGTATATTCCATGCATAGTATGATGGAAGCAGGGCTGGCAAAGGATGTTATATTGAGCTTGTTGCACGGGAAACCACCCGCCAATCCGTGTGGGTTTACAACTGTACTTAAAATTTGTGACATAATTAAGGACCATACAGCTGTGGCAGCAACTCTATCTGGAACACGCAAACTGCTGGAACTTCCGATTGGACCAACACCAAAATTTGTAAAGGCATTGAACATTGAGGAAATACAGGGCCATCCGATGTATCAGGAAATAGAACGCCATCTGGTGGATAATGCCGACGCATATGCTAATGAGATGAAAGTGCGTCATAATTATAATATCCAGCCAATAACAGATGGTCCAGGTGTACCAAGGCTATCAAAATCCATGGGAGGGACTAGACCACCGAAATCTAAAACTGCACGACCGTGA